Proteins from a single region of Trichoderma asperellum chromosome 3, complete sequence:
- a CDS encoding uncharacterized protein (EggNog:ENOG41~TransMembrane:2 (o27-46i53-78o)) has protein sequence MDSSLHQVWQAAAGSPFLPAVGKESQFIIAFVLLTLSLAITGVFALNRSLVSVIALGVPASLAIAFGTVYMFCAVGVYV, from the exons ATGGATTCCTCATTGCATCAAGTctggcaagctgctgctggcagtcCATTCCTCCCTGCTGTTGGCAAGGAAAGCCAATTCATCATCGCATTTGTTCTTCTCACACTGAGTCTGGCAATTACTGGTGTCTTTGCACTAA ATCGTTCATTGGTCAGCGTCATTGCACTTGGAGTGCCAGCTTCTCTAGCAATTGC CTTTGGAACCGTTTATATGTTCTGTGCGGTCGGAGTTTATGTCTGA